The Nitrosospira multiformis ATCC 25196 region CAGGTCGAATTCAAGGACGCGACCGGAGCTGTCGCTGCCATGGTCGAGCGCCTGTCAGCTGCAATGGAAGAAAAGCCGCATGTCGTTATGGTCAACAATCTCGGCGGCACGTCGGTCATCGAGATGTCGATCATCCTCAACGAAATCCGGCGGTCAGCGATTGGCGAGCAGATAACCCACGTCATCGGGCCGGCGGCCATGATGACATCTCTCGATATGCATGGCTTCTCGATTTCAGCCTATCCTGCCGACGATGCAGAGATCGCCCTTCTCAAGCAGCACACGCCGCTGGCAGCATGGCCCGGGGTCTCCCGGTTGGGTCAGGTCGCGATTCAGGCGCTTCCGGACGGCCTGACGCCAGTCGTTCCGATGCCCTCGATGCACAGGCCGACCAGGGAGTTCCTGATCAGGTGCTGCGAGGTTCTGATCGCCGCCGAGAACGACCTTAACGCGCTCGACGCGAAGTCAGGCGATGGCGACACCGGCAGCACGCTAGCCGGGGCGGCACGTGCCCTGATCAGCGCCGTGGACCGATTGCCGCTTGCCGACCATACCCAGCTCTATCGAGCCATTGGCTTGGAGCTTTCCCAAACCATGGGAGGCTCGTGCGGTGTGCTCCTCGCGATCTTCTTCGCCGCTGCGGGCGACGCCGCCTCAAGCGGCTCGCCAATGCGCGAAGCGTTGCAGGCCGGGTTGCGGAGAATGCAGGAAATCGGCGGGGCTCGCCCGGGTGACCGCACCATGGTCGATGCCCTTGCGCCGGCCCTTGATGTCCTGGAAGAGAGCCTGTCCGAGGCGGCGAAAGCCGCGCGTGCGGGCGCCGATCGCACTGCCCACATGAGCAAGGCGAATGCGGGTCGCGCTTCCTATGTCAATGCCAGGCATTTGGTCGGTCACGCTGATCCAGGTGCTGAGGCGGTCGCGCGACTGTTTGAACACTTGGCCTAGGTTTAGATTGTAAGCATCTGTTGAATCGCCCTGATTTTTGAGCTGGATAATTTTTCCCGCGATCACAAAGAAAACTGCTTCTCCCCTTTTGCTATTTTTACCCATGATGACCTACTTATCATG contains the following coding sequences:
- a CDS encoding dihydroxyacetone kinase subunit DhaK; this translates as MLRAQLFDQQKFSQIGENMAQFINTKENIVTEAVDALVAASGGKLARLDGYPHIRVVVRNDWDKSKVALISGGGSGHEPAHAGFVGKGMLTAAVCGDIFASPTVDAVLAGILAVTGSSGCLLIVKNYTGDRLNFGLAAERARPFGLNVEIVIVGDDVALPGLPQARGVAGTLFVHKIAGALAENGADLAHVAAAARKVVSKTKSIGISLNTCTIPGLPKEDRIPPGMAELGLGIHGEAGVEQVEFKDATGAVAAMVERLSAAMEEKPHVVMVNNLGGTSVIEMSIILNEIRRSAIGEQITHVIGPAAMMTSLDMHGFSISAYPADDAEIALLKQHTPLAAWPGVSRLGQVAIQALPDGLTPVVPMPSMHRPTREFLIRCCEVLIAAENDLNALDAKSGDGDTGSTLAGAARALISAVDRLPLADHTQLYRAIGLELSQTMGGSCGVLLAIFFAAAGDAASSGSPMREALQAGLRRMQEIGGARPGDRTMVDALAPALDVLEESLSEAAKAARAGADRTAHMSKANAGRASYVNARHLVGHADPGAEAVARLFEHLA